In one window of Azoarcus olearius DNA:
- a CDS encoding amino acid ABC transporter ATP-binding protein, producing MSLVKIAGLHKHFGPNHVLKGIDLDVQQGDVVALIGRSGSGKSTLLRTINGLESIDKGELRVDGTALHDGKGDLRALRQKVGMVFQQFNLFPHLTAGQNVMLAPTVVKGTSKAEAEDIAKEMLLKVGLADKFNSFPDQLSGGQQQRVAIARALAMKPKVLLCDEITSALDPELVNEVLAVVQQLAAEGMTLIMVTHEMRFAREVGNKLIFMHHGRIHESGDPKTVFAAPQTPELAAFVGAVS from the coding sequence ATGTCGCTCGTTAAGATCGCCGGCCTGCACAAGCACTTCGGCCCCAATCACGTATTGAAGGGCATCGACCTCGATGTCCAGCAGGGCGACGTCGTCGCGCTGATCGGGCGCAGTGGCTCGGGCAAGAGCACCCTGCTGCGCACCATCAACGGTCTGGAATCCATCGACAAGGGCGAGCTGCGGGTCGATGGCACCGCGCTGCACGACGGCAAGGGCGACCTGCGCGCGCTGCGCCAGAAGGTGGGCATGGTGTTCCAGCAGTTCAACCTCTTCCCCCACCTTACCGCCGGCCAGAACGTGATGCTGGCACCCACCGTGGTGAAGGGCACGTCGAAGGCGGAGGCCGAGGACATCGCCAAGGAGATGCTGCTGAAGGTGGGCCTCGCCGACAAGTTCAACAGCTTCCCCGACCAGCTCTCCGGCGGCCAGCAACAGCGCGTGGCCATCGCCCGCGCGCTGGCGATGAAGCCCAAGGTGCTGCTGTGCGACGAGATCACCTCGGCGCTGGACCCGGAACTGGTGAACGAAGTGCTGGCGGTGGTGCAGCAGCTCGCGGCCGAAGGCATGACGCTGATCATGGTCACCCACGAGATGCGCTTCGCGCGCGAGGTCGGCAACAAGCTGATCTTCATGCACCACGGCCGCATCCACGAAAGCGGCGACCCGAAGACGGTGTTCGCCGCGCCGCAGACGCCGGAACTGGCCGCCTTCGTCGGCGCGGTGAGTTGA
- a CDS encoding transporter substrate-binding domain-containing protein: MNHALHTTRRPFLRSLFGLAAGIAVASTIGLADARADVLANVQKAGTLRVAVPQDFPPFGSVGTDLKPRGYDIDMANLIAKELGVKVELIPVTSTNRIPYLTTGKADLVISSLGKNPDREKVIDFSEAYAPFFNGVFGPEDVKLTKVEELDGKTVGVTRGSVEDLELTKIASPKVTIKRFEDNNATISAYLTGQVQFVATGNVVAAAVNDMTKLRRLGAKFLIKNSPCYVATAKGETALMTKVNAIIVKAKQDGTLNDIAQRWLNAPLPKDL, from the coding sequence ATGAACCACGCGCTGCACACCACCCGCCGCCCCTTCCTGCGCAGCCTCTTCGGCCTTGCCGCCGGCATCGCCGTCGCCTCCACCATCGGCCTCGCCGATGCGCGCGCCGACGTGCTGGCCAACGTGCAGAAGGCCGGCACCCTGCGCGTCGCAGTGCCGCAGGACTTTCCGCCCTTCGGCAGCGTCGGCACCGACCTCAAGCCGCGCGGTTACGACATCGACATGGCCAACCTGATCGCCAAGGAACTCGGCGTGAAGGTCGAGCTGATCCCGGTGACCAGCACCAACCGCATCCCCTACCTCACCACCGGCAAGGCCGACCTGGTGATCTCCAGCTTGGGCAAGAACCCCGACCGCGAGAAGGTGATCGACTTCTCCGAAGCCTACGCGCCCTTCTTCAACGGCGTGTTCGGGCCGGAAGACGTGAAGCTGACCAAGGTGGAAGAGCTGGACGGCAAGACCGTGGGCGTGACCCGCGGCTCGGTGGAAGACCTGGAGCTGACCAAGATCGCCTCGCCCAAGGTCACGATCAAGCGCTTCGAGGACAACAACGCGACGATCTCCGCCTACCTCACCGGCCAGGTGCAGTTCGTCGCCACCGGCAACGTGGTGGCCGCCGCGGTGAATGACATGACCAAGCTGCGCCGCCTCGGCGCCAAGTTCCTGATCAAGAACTCGCCCTGTTACGTCGCCACCGCCAAGGGCGAAACCGCGCTGATGACCAAGGTGAACGCGATCATCGTCAAGGCCAAGCAGGACGGCACGCTCAACGACATCGCCCAGCGCTGGCTCAACGCTCCGCTGCCGAAGGACCTGTAA
- a CDS encoding amino acid ABC transporter permease, protein MAYQFDFAPVFDNADLLLSGAGFTLALTAVGAVFGIGLGILGAICRAWKLAPFDRIFGVYVEVIRNTPFLVQLFFIFFGLPSLGVKMTEWQAAVLAMVINLGAYSTEIIRAGIQATPRGQIEAAESLALTRSQIFRHVVLRPALAKVWPALTSQVIIVMLGSAVCSQIATEELTFAANFIQSRNFRAFETYFVTTAIYFAMALLIRQLLIQVGQGYVVGRAR, encoded by the coding sequence ATGGCCTATCAATTCGACTTTGCGCCGGTGTTCGACAACGCCGACCTGCTGCTGTCGGGCGCCGGCTTCACGCTGGCGCTGACCGCGGTGGGCGCGGTGTTCGGCATCGGCCTCGGCATCCTCGGCGCGATCTGCCGCGCCTGGAAGCTCGCCCCCTTCGATCGCATCTTCGGCGTCTATGTGGAGGTGATCCGCAACACGCCCTTCCTGGTGCAGCTCTTCTTCATCTTCTTCGGCCTGCCCTCGCTCGGCGTGAAGATGACCGAATGGCAGGCGGCGGTGCTGGCGATGGTGATCAACCTCGGCGCCTACTCCACCGAAATCATCCGCGCCGGCATCCAGGCGACGCCGCGCGGCCAGATCGAGGCCGCCGAATCGCTGGCGCTGACGCGCAGCCAGATCTTCCGCCACGTGGTGCTGCGCCCGGCGCTGGCCAAGGTGTGGCCGGCGCTTACCAGCCAGGTGATCATCGTCATGCTGGGTTCGGCGGTGTGCTCGCAGATCGCCACGGAAGAACTCACCTTCGCCGCCAACTTCATCCAGTCGCGCAACTTCCGCGCCTTCGAAACCTACTTCGTCACCACCGCGATCTACTTCGCGATGGCGCTGCTGATCCGCCAGTTGCTGATCCAGGTCGGCCAGGGCTACGTGGTCGGGAGGGCACGCTGA
- a CDS encoding glutathione S-transferase family protein: MNELVLYTHPYSRGRIAHWMLEEVGQPHRIEWAEFGPAMKTPEFLALNPMGKVPVLTHGDVVVTEAAAICAYLADRFPDSGLAPAAHDSARGPWYRWLFFAAGPVEQAVTAHSMGWQVPEGKDAFVGFGSYARVLDTLEKAVSAAPYLCGEFSAADVYVGSHLGWGMMFGSIEKRPAFEEYVARLQARPAAQRADRINAERIETMQKKA; this comes from the coding sequence ATGAACGAACTGGTTCTATACACCCATCCCTATTCGCGCGGACGTATCGCCCACTGGATGCTGGAAGAGGTCGGGCAGCCGCACCGCATCGAGTGGGCCGAATTCGGCCCGGCGATGAAGACGCCGGAGTTCCTGGCGCTCAATCCCATGGGCAAGGTGCCGGTGCTGACCCACGGTGATGTGGTCGTCACCGAGGCGGCGGCGATCTGCGCCTACCTCGCCGACCGCTTTCCGGATAGCGGGCTGGCGCCGGCCGCGCATGACTCCGCGCGCGGCCCCTGGTACCGCTGGCTGTTCTTCGCCGCGGGGCCGGTGGAGCAGGCGGTGACCGCGCATTCGATGGGCTGGCAAGTGCCGGAGGGCAAGGATGCCTTCGTCGGCTTCGGCAGCTACGCGCGCGTGCTCGACACGCTGGAGAAGGCCGTCTCCGCGGCACCGTACCTGTGCGGCGAGTTCAGTGCGGCGGATGTGTACGTCGGTTCCCATCTCGGCTGGGGGATGATGTTCGGCAGCATCGAAAAGCGCCCGGCGTTCGAGGAATACGTCGCCAGGCTGCAGGCGCGGCCGGCGGCACAGCGTGCCGACCGCATCAACGCCGAGCGCATCGAAACCATGCAGAAGAAGGCCTGA
- a CDS encoding NfeD family protein yields MSMEWWHWAVGGIALILLELVIPAFFVVWFGLGALLVALVALVADLSLTAQLVLWLLASVAMTVLWFKVFEHRRHKTLSGTAEGDVIGEVGLLVGAIEAYGRGKVRFQRPVLGADEWICLAETAIPAGERVRVVGIEGSFLRVTRA; encoded by the coding sequence ATGAGCATGGAATGGTGGCACTGGGCGGTGGGCGGCATCGCCCTGATCCTGCTGGAACTCGTGATTCCGGCCTTCTTTGTGGTGTGGTTCGGCCTTGGTGCGCTGCTGGTCGCACTGGTTGCGCTGGTTGCCGACCTTTCGCTGACTGCGCAGCTTGTGCTGTGGCTGCTTGCCTCGGTGGCGATGACGGTGCTGTGGTTCAAGGTGTTCGAGCACCGCCGCCACAAGACCTTGTCGGGCACCGCCGAAGGCGACGTCATCGGTGAGGTCGGCCTGCTGGTCGGCGCGATCGAGGCCTACGGCCGCGGCAAGGTGCGCTTCCAGCGCCCGGTGCTGGGGGCCGACGAATGGATCTGCCTCGCCGAAACCGCCATCCCCGCCGGCGAGCGCGTGCGCGTCGTCGGCATCGAGGGCAGCTTCCTGCGCGTCACCCGCGCCTGA
- a CDS encoding amino acid ABC transporter permease has protein sequence MFVQFTTWDIVRNLLDAGKWTLALSLIAFVLGGIVGLAILFARISKNRALQAFTKGYIEVFQGTPLLMQLFIVFFGLSLLGIDVSPWLAAAAGLTLFTSAYLAEIWRGCVEAVPKGQWEASSSLALSYAQQMRHVILPQALRIAVAPTVGFSVQVVKGTAVTSIIGFAELTKTGSMLANATFQPFMVFGLVAAGYFALCYPLSLYAKSLERKFHVAR, from the coding sequence ATGTTCGTGCAATTCACCACCTGGGACATCGTCCGCAACCTGCTCGACGCCGGCAAATGGACGCTGGCGCTGTCGCTGATCGCCTTCGTGCTCGGCGGCATCGTCGGGCTGGCCATCCTGTTCGCTCGCATCTCCAAGAACCGCGCACTGCAGGCCTTCACCAAGGGCTATATCGAGGTCTTCCAGGGCACGCCGCTGCTGATGCAGCTCTTCATCGTGTTCTTCGGCCTGTCGCTGCTGGGCATCGACGTGTCGCCCTGGCTCGCCGCCGCAGCCGGACTGACGCTCTTCACCAGCGCCTACCTCGCCGAGATCTGGCGCGGCTGCGTCGAGGCGGTGCCCAAGGGCCAGTGGGAGGCCTCGTCCAGCCTGGCGCTGTCCTACGCCCAGCAGATGCGCCATGTGATCCTGCCGCAGGCGCTGCGCATCGCGGTGGCGCCGACGGTCGGCTTCTCGGTGCAGGTGGTCAAGGGCACCGCGGTCACCTCCATCATCGGTTTCGCCGAACTCACCAAGACGGGCTCGATGCTCGCCAACGCCACCTTCCAGCCCTTCATGGTGTTCGGCCTGGTGGCGGCCGGCTACTTCGCCCTGTGTTATCCGCTCTCGCTGTACGCGAAAAGCCTGGAGAGGAAATTCCATGTCGCTCGTTAA